AAAACAAAGCTTTTGTTTTTAAAACAGGATAATTCCATTCTCATAGGAGAGAGAATAGCAGTTCACCGAAATGGAAAGAatcatttgccatttctcagcccttTGGATTTGGCTTCTGCttatcaaaaaaaaaattaaaaattcctTGGAGGTGCAGCAGCATGATGTATATAGGCACAGGAGGTTAGTGTCAAATGATGGTTACCTCCTCTTCAATCCAACAGGTCTAGATTAACTGTAATCAACTACCCAACGGTGGCTGCCATCTTGCTACTCTGCTTCTATAAACCATACCTTACTCATTCTGAATGAAGTCAAAAGCATATTGCACGACCATTCTAGTATCTGTGACACCATGGGATGTTGCCTACAAGCATGGCAGGCTTAGAATGCCTACTGACAACTCTGATTGCTTCATTACCCCTCATACTTACAGCAATCTCAAAAATTGAAGAATTGGCTACAACGGCACTTTAAACTATACTGCACTTAAACACAACACCACATAAATACATTTTAATCCAGTTAAATCCCCCTTCTGTACAAGAGGCTGAGCCAGTTTACAGAAAGAAGAGTTAACAGTTGACTCTATGTCCACCACTGTAGTGTGAATATTACAAAAAGGCCTGTACAGTTTAAAACTCAAGCTACTTTTTGCCTTCGACCATATACACACCAACTTACAAAATTAAAAGGTTGCAAcacttgtaacagggtttaaatgcTTTCAGTTACATAGCAAGTAATTAAGCGGAGGCAAATATACAATttaatcatcatcttcatcatcctcttcctcttcctcctcctcatcttcctcatcatcatcGTCATCGTCAcaatatgcctccttcttggcAGGGGGCTTCTTTGCACTATCCATCTTGCCTTTGGCACGGTAATCAGCAACATCCTTAAAAAAAGGAAATTATTTCAACTCCTTGCTACTTGGAGGACCAACAATTCCCATGAGATCACCAACTTGTACAAGACTTAAACTACCAAATCTTCCTGATGTGATAGTCAATAGTATGGAACCTAGTGTATGGAAAGCTTCAGGGGGCATTACAAATGTTTTTAATGTGGTGGGGGCAGACAgggaaagaggagaggagagaagggaACTGATGAGTACATATTTGAATATGATGGGCTCTCCACATCCAGTGGTTTGTGCATGTTTTACACAAGTTCCTAGGCTATTTACTCCAACTTAGCCTTGGGAGCCAGGTGTGGGAGTACTTAAATGTTGCAACTGGACTTACCTTATCATATTTCTCCTTCAGTTTATAAGCCTTGCTATTGAATGGCTTCTTCTCCTCTTCACTACAAGCATTCCACAGCTCACCAAGCTTCTTGGCAACATCACCAATAGATAAGCCAGGACTCACAGCTTTGATTTTTGGTCGATGTTCCGAGCAAAACAAAAAGAATCCAGATCTGTAAAGAATTAAGTATTACAAGTGCATTGAAAGAAACGTTCACATTATTTCTGCAAATTTAAAACTTGTCAGTTGGACATAAAGCAAACTTCAACTAAAGAATGAATAGCAAGCAGCCATACAACTGAACTAGTAATTATTTGTGACAGGTGAGGAATTTTAAAAAGTATGCCAAATTAAGTTTTGAACAGAAATACATAAATAAATAGTCAGTGGCACTCGACCTATTTTTAAATAGTATCAGGTCCAACAATACCAACAGTATTTTGGAGGTACACTTACGGAGGCCTTTTTGGTGCATTGgggtccttcttcttcttcttgctaCCTTTGGCTGGCACGTAATTTTTCATTTCTCGGTCATAACGTGCTTTATCTACTTTAGCCAGTTCTTCAAATTTGCCTTTCTCTTTGCTAGACATAGTCTGGAAGAGAGCACATGTGTTACAGCAACTATTAACTATATATTTTACATACCTATTTACAAGGAAAACAATTTACCTTCCATCTTTCAGAGCACCTTTTAGAGAATTCTGAGAAGTTAACAGGAATATCAGGGCTTTTCTTCTTGTGTTCTTCACGGCAAGTCTGAACAAAGTAGGCATAAGAGGACATTTTGCCTCTCGGCTTCTTAGGGTCACGTTTTGCCATTTTGGTGTTTTCCTACGAACAGAAAAATATGTTATTTCTAAATTTTCCTAAAAAGCAACAAATCTGTATATGACACTGTAAAAA
This Heterodontus francisci isolate sHetFra1 chromosome 15, sHetFra1.hap1, whole genome shotgun sequence DNA region includes the following protein-coding sequences:
- the LOC137377496 gene encoding high mobility group protein B3-like, which translates into the protein MAKRDPKKPRGKMSSYAYFVQTCREEHKKKSPDIPVNFSEFSKRCSERWKTMSSKEKGKFEELAKVDKARYDREMKNYVPAKGSKKKKKDPNAPKRPPSGFFLFCSEHRPKIKAVSPGLSIGDVAKKLGELWNACSEEEKKPFNSKAYKLKEKYDKDVADYRAKGKMDSAKKPPAKKEAYCDDDDDDEEDEEEEEEEDDEDDD